Within Anopheles ziemanni chromosome 2, idAnoZiCoDA_A2_x.2, whole genome shotgun sequence, the genomic segment TCGTTCCCGGAGCACCTCAGGACCGGCATCCTTCGCGGCCGTTTCGGTGCGGCGACGGACCAGAACCCTTTATTGCGAATTACTTCATAAGCATCTTTTGCATCTCCTCACAGAATTTTCGAACACAACGTTTCAGTTGCTGGAGATTGTCGAAttatttctcatttttatAAACGAGTCGGGCAAGAATCGACCACAAGTTTTACATGGGATTTAGCTCAGGAGAACATACTGGCCACGCAAGAATTTCTATGTTAGCTATTTCTATCTAAAgtatgaccataactaaattgaaccaaaaaaagcgcgctactgtggcgcctcaaGTGGCGTCAaccggaaactaatatttttagtagtattagtaaacgataacaatgaagttgtgaaagtttcagacctgtactatttttttcgcaaaatgccgaataatggaaattgaacgaccaaaaatgaGCCCGCACAAATcactggagcgccggtggacagattgacaaggcctggaatccattaaaaaaaatggcaagtattttttttttacaataatgTATAACGTTGAATTCGAGACACAATAGGCGAGGTACGGTGGCGCCACTAACGTGCGTGGGAGGAAGCTGTTAGCATGCATCTGTTTACTAATCAGTAGCAAGTCAGAAGTCACGCGCAGTATAACACACAGAAAGTCGTCTGATAAAAATATCGAGATGGAAATCAATCAGCGAAAGTTGATAGTGGAGAAACACTTGGCCAACCCACAGTGGTCCGGTTGTAAGctggtttaaattttaaagctaTCCAAGTCAACGGTTAGccgtactttgaaaacatttcaaacgacACTGTCcgttgaacgaaaaaaacgtGTTTTTAAGAAGATGGGCACCCAGGATCGCCAGCTAAGGTTAAAAGTGCTGCGACTCGTAAAGGCCAACCCTGGCATCAGTGTACGAGATGTGGCCAAACGGTTTGGCTCGGTGTACGAGACGGTGCGCCTCATTCTCCGTCGAGAAGGGATCCGCAGCTTCAAGGCGTCGAGGAATGCCAACAGAACGCTGAAACAGAACAATATCGCAATGACGAGGGCCCGGCGACTGTACGACAATCTGCTCACCAAGCACAAAGGCTGCGTGCTGATGGACGACGAGACGTACCTGAAGCTTGATTTCAAGCAGATTCCCGGGCGAAAATTTTACACCGCCACCGGACGAGGAGATGCTGCGGACAAATTCAAATTTGTGTTTACCGACAAGTTTGCCAAAAAGGCGATGGTGTGGCAGGCCATCTGCAGCTGCGGGAAGAAGACGGCACCTTTTATTAGCAGTAAAACAATGACATCGGACGTTTATAAAACTGAGTGCCTAGAGAAACGGATTCTGCCGTTCATTAAAGCGCACAGGGGCAAAGTGGTCTTTTGGCCTGATTTGGCGACCTGCCATTCGGCCCTATTCCGGGGAACGGTCGTTCCCGGGAAGGGTCGTTCCCGACGATTTGACAGTATAACAAAAGGCGTTACAGTAGGCGGTATTTTTACAGCCGAAATCAATCGTGTCGTTTGTTTACtgtagtttgtttacttttgaatttGGATTTGTGAGATTACAATTGCTcgaaacatgaattttattcattttcctatCATAAATGATGCTGAAAACatcagaaaattaaatatgtaTCGGCGAAAGCTTTGGTTAAACTCGAATCCAAAACAGCTTTCTGATACAATGTAGGTAACGAAAAGAATTTCATTTGGACCATGAATGTAACctatttacatttcatttttcaacaaaactttAGGATATCCAAAGATATTTTCATGGATATTGTGTCCTTGATTGGACCCCACATAGCCGCTCAAACCGATTATGGTTTGACGGAGGAACAAAAATTAGCAGCTTGTTTGCGGTACTTTGGTGAAGGTAGATATCAGCATGGAACTGGAAAAGATTTCCATGTTGCAATGGCGCAGTCAACGTTCTCGAAGGTGCTACGTGATGTGCTTCCACCAATGCAATCCCTTTTGGGCGACtggataaaattaattatgacCGAAGAAGAACGAATTGAGGCTAAggaatattttttccaaaagagTGGCCTTCCTGATGTGGTGATGTGTGTAGATGGAACacacatcaaaataaaaaaacctaagCTACGGCCATTGCAGTATATGAACCGAAAAAAATTTTACAGCATAAATGCTATGATAGTAAGTATAACGATATATGATATTATATGAGCTTTTatcgaaaattttaatatttcctgGTATGCGATCATAAAAACCGAATTCGAGCAATCGATGCCCGGTTTGCTGGGTCGCATCATGACGCACACATTTGGAGGGTTAGTCCAATAAGCAAGCATTTTATGGATCGACACAGAAATGGATTCAACGATAAATTGCTAGGTACATTTATAACAAGAAGTTGTGAAGAATGTTATTAACTGATTGTCTTTTTGATCAGGTGATGCAGGTTATCCGGCAGCAGACTGGCTGATTACGCCTTACAGGGATCCAGATTCAGGGTCTCCAGAATCTGAATTTAATAGGAAGCATTCGTCTGGACGTATGATAGTGGAGAGGACAATCGGTTTGCTCAAGAGTAGATTTAGATGCTTGTTAGGAGTAGATGGAATATTAAATTATGAACCGCAAAAATGTGCACAAATTATTAATGTATGTTGTGCTTTACACAACATATGTGTTGAAAATAATATAGAATGGAACCTCCATTTCCAATCTTTACTAGAAGATGTGGGAAATGATTCcgattaaaaaataatcgaaaaaacaaacatttactgtttttgtctttttatttctaGTTCTTCCCGTTTCAAGGCAATTTTCTTATTAGCTATTTCTATTtctaattcaattttttttcttctagtaCTTTGTAGTACTCGATCCTATCTTTTTCGAGAGCTAGCCTCtccttttctattttcttcttccactcaaatttttccttttccaagtTCAACTGTTTTTCAATAAGATCATTTTTTCTAGCCATAAGGCTATTATATTTTCGCTGCTGAAATAATTGTAGCTCGGCTATTGACCGTTTTTTCGGCCTAGCTGCACCTATTTGACGCAATGATAGGGGCGTTTGTCCACGTGTTGGCGTCGAAGCAAGTGTTGACGGATCCACCGATGGTTCCATCGTTGGTTGTATCGATGGTTCCGCAGATGGTTCCACCGATGGTTCCACCGTTGGATCCACCACTGGTTCAGGCGATGGTGCAGGGGTTGCTGATTGGGAAAAACCCGTTCCCATTACTGGAACATCAGCGTTCCCAATTACAACCTTTTTCAAATCCAATATCGCGATGGCCTGCTCCTCGAGCTGCGAAAATGCCTTGATCGAACAAGGCCCTCCGCCGGTTGATTGGTACTCGCGATTGTTGTGGGCGAGCTTCTTTTTAAGGCCATATTTATAGCCTTGCCAAGCCTGGAACGAAGTAAAAACATTCATGGGTTAATTGATATGGGTAATATTTTGTATGATATAACACGCTTACCCTTTTCCACCCGGTTCCATCTTTCGATGGAGGACCAAGGGGGTTTAATTTGCCTGCTACGGCGTTCCAAAATGTTGGACTTCCCACGCACTTATCCTGCGCAACGTCGGGATTGTCCTCTATGAGCAAAAGAAGTTCCCTCAATTGGGTCTTCGTAATAGCCTTACGTTTATTCTAAAAAATAAAGAGTTGTATTAGGATAACTGAATAATaactgaactttttttttaactaaatcAATTACCTCCATTATTAATTCCTTgactaggttttttaggccaggtacctggcccgtcggcaGTCTCTGGTTCCCCTACCGAATTTTTGATGGTTCCATGTCGTCCCGTTATGGTTTCAATTGTATCGGCAATTGCAGAACGGTAAGGGGGTTTAAAATAGGTATTGCGGGACCATCGATAAGATACGAAGTAAGCTGACCATCTCCCTGTTCGACCAGAGCCAGATCTTGGCGCACAGGATATCTCCCTTTGACTGTAGCCCCCATCGatataaatgtaaaattacagttatatcgaaaaatgttaccaaatacCAAATCAAACGTGTTTATCAAACAGCCCGGTTAGTAGGAGGTTTTTCAAAGACATCcctagtggcaaaatcagcatgctttctcgttctgtccaattgacaattgataccgccagaatgagaaagcatgctgattttgcaaCCGGGGATGTACTTAAACCGaattacagcatattgtaccagtttctgtgctACGCAGTACATGCAAGCCTACGCATGTCCTGTGGTTATGCCACTTTTTAAAGTGTGGGTCGGACATGAACcacaaagcaacctttgcaaacggtaaaatattGTCAGTCTGACACTAACTGACTAACTACAGttgtcaaaatctgcgcaaatTTGTTTCTCGGTCGTCGAGTTAAAAAAGGAGTAGGCTAAAATGTGTGCACCTAGTATTGATTCCaagtggatggaaaaaagttgtttgtgatgatgttcaatgtttgttgataagatttcggtGGACACATTACCTCTCTGCTATTGTTTTACAGTTAAGCACTCAAATCATCACtgaatgcgctttcatttggatcggctcacgaatagtagcggcgacacgaaacgaaaaaaaaatgacagcaaaactgacatttgCTCGTGTTTTATCAGGCTTTTGCGTCCCGTGTAAACTGAGCATAACactcctgctacgcatgataatccatATTATTGCGATGCGATGAGGGGCACATCCTTCTCTCCCTGTGCCATCAGTGCCGCATACGCTGCACGTTCTGTGGCTCACTATTCCCCCcatcgattttttctttcttttgtttctaatGGAGAAtccttccatgtgtgtgatGATTCATAAAAGGCGCGAAGTAGCAGCTCGACGGCCGGCACACTCTGCCGCTTGCTATCCCCCACCTTctgtgtttcgcggaaggaactATCTCCCTTTTCttgccttgttcgtttcgcggaaggtaaaGTTACCTGCTCGCACAACTGCAGTCTCGGATCGGTCCACCGTATGCTCTGCCGCGGATAGCGATCCGCACTTCTCacgttcttgttttgttttcttgtagtgGTAGATCCGTTAACACATGCATAGAGATGCGAGTTCGAATCAACtgccccggtggcaaaatcagcatgctttctcattctggcggtatcaattgtcaattggacagaacgagaaagcatgctgattttgccactaggGTGGATGCGTTGTAAGCTAATCCTGTATGCGAGCGCAATTGTTCTCACTTCTTCTCACATAATCGCTAAGTCAGCTTAGACATACCGTCCTATGCCGCTCATTTtctgtctctttctttcttttccctatctctctctcattctctctctcgctctctaaATTTTGTTCTCTTTATCTTTTTCGCTTTCTCAACttcgttctctttctctctttcttatctcatctctcttcctctctttctctttctctctctctctttctctctttcgctctatCTCTATATCTCTCCCACTTCTCATCCCGctctttatttgtttaccaCTCTTTGTCCCCAACTTTCCCATCTCTCAtgtcccatctcccatctcccatcttccatctcccatcttccatctcccatcttccatCCCTCATCAACAATCTCTCTTCTCTCCATCGTACTCTTTCTTAATTTGCCTaccacatctcccatcgcattcacactgtctctttctctttctcattatttctctctttctatttatctctctctctctctctctggctatatctatccctatccctatgcctcgccttgtcatactttccattGTTGTCTCTCTGTTCCCCACTATGTCTGCCTCTATCTTTACcgtatgtctctctctttctctctcattttctcgttatacctctccctatttctttttctcactcttacacacactaacagcacaaaattccaacaacaacgcacagaagggtcggttttgcttaacaggctaatttttctgattttgaattagtagcgacattgAATCAGGCATCgatcgaataagggttacttttcgcgcgcgtgtttattgggccatggtcgaccctcggaaggaaaattattatataggacaatttatttattaatcaaaacaatttcacaCAGCTCAAACAATCCACACTAGTCCGTGCTCCACTTGCTACTGAACCGGTACCTGTACGGCTCACGCAAATTTGAACGAAATACATGAACTTACCATTCATGAAAATcacattgcattgcattggtTGCCATAGAAACAAGCGCGCTTGAGGGAATGGTCGGATCGTTATAGCCACCAGGTTAACTGAGGAAACCCACCTGGGGCAGATAGCCTGAAGAAACCTGCTGGCCTGGAGAAGGATAAACTGTTTTTTCGTAACGGTTTTACAATTTGCACATACACATGCTTTttttgccgatttttcgatctgCCATTATTCTAAGGTTGTCTTAGAGTGCTACAGGGCCAATAAGACCCACTTTGTACCAAACTCAAATTTCTCAGAGTTTCGCCCCATCGAAAAATActgggcaatcacaaaacttcatcTAAGACGAAGTGGTGgaacagttagagatgttcttggcacGAGGAAGTGGACGGAGGTTGCGATAATGGTGTCTCATTCCATGATATGGGCGCTAATGTAGGaaccaaacaacaaaatacgcgaatttaaaagaaaatgtaacaattaaatagtaaaaacctatttttataacaaacgtCATGaataactgtacaaaagaaaaatactcataattttttttttgctttttata encodes:
- the LOC131293769 gene encoding putative nuclease HARBI1 codes for the protein MNVTYLHFIFQQNFRISKDIFMDIVSLIGPHIAAQTDYGLTEEQKLAACLRYFGEGRYQHGTGKDFHVAMAQSTFSKVLRDVLPPMQSLLGDWIKLIMTEEERIEAKEYFFQKSGLPDVVMCVDGTHIKIKKPKLRPLQYMNRKKFYSINAMIVCDHKNRIRAIDARFAGSHHDAHIWRVSPISKHFMDRHRNGFNDKLLGDAGYPAADWLITPYRDPDSGSPESEFNRKHSSGRMIVERTIGLLKSRFRCLLGVDGILNYEPQKCAQIINNGTSISNLY